Proteins from a single region of Candidatus Parcubacteria bacterium:
- a CDS encoding sugar phosphate nucleotidyltransferase (Derived by automated computational analysis using gene prediction method: Protein Homology. GO_function: GO:0016779 - nucleotidyltransferase activity [Evidence IEA]; GO_process: GO:0009058 - biosynthetic process [Evidence IEA]) — MKGIILSGGSGTRLRPLTKITSKQLLPIYDRPMIYYPLNTLIKAGIKEILIIVAPERAGDYLNLLGSGQQWGVKLTYEIQDEPKGLAQAFLIGENFIDDDNVALILGDNIFEDDLAAEIKNFSGGAKIFAKSVPDPERFGVVKFNDRQEAEKLVEKPKEFLSSYAVTGLYVCDSRAAEFAKEIKPSDRGELEIVDVLNKYLEKNELTVASVSGEWLDAGTFDSLLKAQILAKDHLTKNMII, encoded by the coding sequence ATGAAAGGAATAATCTTGTCTGGCGGTAGCGGTACTCGTCTTCGCCCTTTAACAAAAATAACTAGTAAGCAATTGCTACCGATTTATGATCGGCCGATGATTTATTACCCTTTAAACACTTTAATTAAGGCAGGGATTAAAGAAATTTTAATCATTGTTGCTCCCGAGCGCGCCGGCGATTACTTAAATCTTTTAGGTAGCGGTCAGCAATGGGGAGTGAAGCTGACTTACGAAATTCAGGACGAGCCCAAAGGTTTAGCGCAAGCCTTTTTAATTGGTGAGAATTTTATTGATGATGATAATGTCGCGCTCATTTTAGGCGATAATATTTTTGAAGATGATTTGGCGGCCGAAATAAAAAATTTTTCCGGCGGCGCCAAAATATTTGCCAAGTCCGTTCCTGATCCGGAACGTTTCGGCGTAGTTAAATTTAATGATCGTCAGGAGGCGGAAAAACTGGTGGAAAAACCAAAAGAATTTTTAAGCTCTTATGCGGTTACTGGTTTATATGTCTGCGATTCGCGCGCGGCAGAATTTGCCAAAGAAATAAAGCCGAGCGACCGCGGGGAATTAGAGATTGTTGATGTCTTGAATAAATATTTAGAAAAAAATGAATTAACGGTGGCCTCAGTTAGTGGTGAATGGTTAGACGCCGGCACTTTTGATAGCCTGCTTAAAGCGCAAATTTTGGCTAAAGACCATTTAACAAAAAACATGATTATCTAA
- a CDS encoding glycosyltransferase family 2 protein (Derived by automated computational analysis using gene prediction method: Protein Homology. GO_function: GO:0016757 - glycosyltransferase activity [Evidence IEA]): MKLAVGFITFNSATAIYLPYFLDSLFKALTAWPEESLKILAIDNSDEEDNHNQDYVAEFINRTQALIDFEWSGVNLGFSKSYNRMISKAADWGADYFLMINPDTVIDPEAINLLVAALEVNQGWGSVAPKIKRWDFEKLQLTNYLDSCGLKMGTGLHFFDLGQGELDEKQYDRAEILGPSGAAALFRMTALTAVKEATGYLDERFFMYKEDCDLAYRLNKAGCPCHLVPAALVYHDRTVATPGRGFKDRLASRRARSRKVRSWSFINQHLLFFKHWSYQEAKDKLIIISKLLKMAIWVLIFEPFLLKDYKKINELRRVPTNFH; the protein is encoded by the coding sequence ATGAAACTAGCGGTGGGTTTTATCACTTTTAATAGCGCGACGGCCATTTATTTGCCCTATTTTTTAGATAGCTTATTTAAAGCGTTGACCGCTTGGCCTGAAGAAAGTTTAAAGATTTTGGCAATTGATAATAGCGACGAGGAGGATAACCATAACCAAGATTATGTGGCTGAGTTTATCAATCGCACCCAGGCGCTAATTGATTTTGAGTGGTCCGGAGTAAATCTTGGTTTTTCTAAAAGTTATAATCGGATGATTAGTAAGGCTGCCGACTGGGGGGCTGATTATTTTTTAATGATTAATCCTGATACCGTGATTGACCCCGAAGCTATTAATTTATTAGTGGCTGCTTTAGAAGTTAATCAGGGCTGGGGGTCAGTCGCTCCGAAAATTAAACGCTGGGATTTTGAAAAATTACAACTCACTAATTATCTTGACAGCTGTGGTCTGAAAATGGGCACCGGTTTACACTTTTTTGATTTAGGTCAAGGTGAATTAGATGAAAAACAATATGATCGGGCCGAAATTTTGGGCCCCTCGGGGGCGGCGGCCTTATTTAGAATGACAGCGTTAACCGCCGTTAAAGAAGCGACCGGTTATTTAGATGAGCGCTTTTTTATGTATAAAGAAGACTGTGATTTAGCTTATCGCTTAAATAAGGCTGGCTGTCCCTGCCATCTTGTGCCCGCGGCTCTTGTTTATCATGACCGAACAGTGGCGACTCCCGGCCGGGGTTTTAAAGACCGCCTAGCTTCACGCCGCGCGCGCAGCCGGAAGGTGCGCTCTTGGTCTTTTATAAATCAGCATTTATTATTTTTTAAACATTGGTCATATCAAGAAGCAAAAGACAAACTAATTATCATCTCCAAGCTTTTAAAAATGGCTATTTGGGTTCTTATTTTTGAACCTTTTTTACTTAAAGATTACAAGAAAATTAATGAATTGCGCCGAGTGCCAACCAACTTCCACTAA
- a CDS encoding sigma factor-like helix-turn-helix DNA-binding protein (Derived by automated computational analysis using gene prediction method: Protein Homology. GO_function: GO:0003700 - DNA-binding transcription factor activity [Evidence IEA]; GO_process: GO:0006352 - DNA-templated transcription initiation [Evidence IEA]; GO_process: GO:0006355 - regulation of DNA-templated transcription [Evidence IEA]) has translation MENILEKIVKEQKQEELEKLNAIKIVDSLFDELPERESDVLSRRYGLRGGRGETLEKIGQTHNLTRERVRQIESASVKKIKKLEKIDSCLSSFKEAVSELIKRHGGLLNREYLLDILTVYALELGGENCRELDSEMKEVYRNHADFLISKLLEDEIEIVKKSDRFVVSYKLKSAETRALEELADDLLSKVSHLSETMPTADLLELIKSLDAYNRYQGEIRREEDLDVTPIFKSKIFPDQGELINSNKVLYGLLRAVRGVARNNFGYWGSTASHEIRPKTVNDKIYLILKNAGHPLHFTEIAQKINEVKFDKKTANPATVHNELILDSRYVLTGRGRYGLKEWQEVPVEKI, from the coding sequence ATGGAAAATATTCTCGAAAAAATCGTTAAAGAACAAAAACAAGAAGAACTGGAAAAACTGAATGCGATCAAAATCGTGGACAGTTTGTTTGACGAATTACCGGAGCGAGAATCTGATGTTTTGTCACGGCGCTATGGTTTGCGTGGTGGTCGCGGTGAGACTTTGGAAAAAATTGGACAAACACATAATTTAACCCGCGAGCGGGTTAGGCAAATCGAATCAGCGAGCGTGAAAAAAATTAAAAAACTGGAAAAGATTGATTCCTGTTTAAGCTCTTTTAAAGAAGCGGTTTCGGAATTAATTAAACGTCATGGAGGCCTACTTAATCGTGAATACTTATTAGATATTCTAACGGTTTATGCTTTAGAATTGGGCGGCGAAAATTGCCGGGAACTTGATTCGGAGATGAAAGAAGTTTATCGCAATCATGCGGACTTTTTGATTTCTAAGCTCTTGGAAGATGAGATTGAAATTGTTAAAAAATCCGATCGTTTTGTCGTCTCTTATAAATTAAAATCCGCAGAAACCAGAGCTTTAGAGGAGTTGGCTGATGATTTATTAAGTAAAGTTTCTCATTTAAGCGAGACAATGCCGACGGCCGACTTATTAGAATTAATTAAGAGTTTGGACGCTTACAATCGTTATCAAGGTGAAATCCGCCGTGAAGAAGATTTAGACGTGACGCCAATCTTTAAGAGTAAAATTTTCCCCGACCAGGGTGAGCTGATTAATTCCAATAAAGTTTTGTATGGCTTGTTGCGTGCGGTCCGCGGCGTGGCCCGAAATAATTTCGGTTATTGGGGCTCAACCGCTTCGCATGAAATCCGACCCAAGACGGTCAATGATAAAATCTATTTAATTTTAAAGAATGCCGGACACCCCTTACATTTTACCGAAATCGCTCAAAAAATTAATGAAGTGAAGTTTGATAAAAAAACCGCTAACCCCGCGACCGTGCACAATGAATTAATTTTAGATAGTCGTTACGTTCTAACGGGTCGAGGTCGCTATGGTTTAAAGGAGTGGCAAGAAGTTCCGGTTGAGAAAATATAA
- a CDS encoding hypothetical protein (Derived by automated computational analysis using gene prediction method: GeneMarkS-2+.), which yields MNIEIDTSRLDYFFAADFGEMMWLFFANVGWIILAIFFLLGVREIYLFYIQTKFAKGLKYVLLAVDVPRGNAQSPKAVENLFTYLGGAHGSVSFYEKWFEGRFQQAFSFEIIGIDGYTQFAIRTPVEQRFLLESAIYSQYPDAEISEIDDYTPNVPNRFPDDEWDLWGGEFILSAPDAYPIKLYSEFESMQGEPEERFKDPMASLMDLTSSLNKGEQLWLQFIVIPTDFAWVKRSDAEVDKILGKTPKTKQGLFMSFLIWLGELSEQVFAIWKDIKPKEEKKALSMMELTPKKIKQIEGVQNKASKLGFGFKMRVICIGRKGIFNKGKMVSGLVGWVKQFTALDLNGFKPDMKVTATKTAYFRKDARLVTKKNIIMQNYVNRSLAGRPPSILNIEELATLWHFPLDAVVKAPLIQKAPGRKSDAPAALPLADDISNTQAPPPDIFSGLTKKKEQPTSEKTVAENNSAVVGDDRFWLEPSGPAQNNFYQHAPKTAVEKLSDTAEPPADLPFV from the coding sequence ATGAATATTGAGATTGACACCTCACGTTTGGATTATTTTTTTGCGGCCGATTTTGGTGAAATGATGTGGCTTTTTTTTGCCAACGTTGGTTGGATTATTTTGGCGATCTTTTTTCTTTTAGGGGTTCGGGAAATTTATCTTTTTTATATTCAAACTAAATTTGCCAAAGGTTTGAAGTATGTCTTATTGGCGGTTGATGTTCCTCGAGGTAATGCCCAATCGCCGAAGGCCGTGGAAAATCTTTTTACTTATTTAGGCGGAGCTCATGGCTCGGTAAGTTTTTATGAAAAATGGTTTGAGGGGCGCTTTCAGCAAGCGTTTAGTTTTGAAATTATCGGTATTGATGGCTACACGCAATTTGCTATTCGCACTCCCGTCGAGCAACGCTTTCTTTTAGAATCGGCAATTTATTCACAGTATCCCGATGCGGAAATAAGTGAGATTGATGATTATACTCCGAATGTTCCTAATCGTTTTCCTGATGACGAGTGGGATCTCTGGGGTGGCGAATTTATTTTAAGCGCTCCTGACGCTTATCCGATTAAGCTTTATTCGGAATTTGAGTCCATGCAAGGGGAACCGGAAGAGCGCTTTAAAGACCCAATGGCTAGTTTAATGGATTTAACTAGCTCTTTAAATAAGGGCGAACAACTGTGGTTGCAATTTATTGTGATTCCCACAGATTTTGCTTGGGTGAAGCGTTCCGATGCCGAGGTTGATAAAATTTTAGGGAAGACACCTAAGACTAAACAAGGGCTATTTATGAGTTTCTTGATTTGGTTAGGTGAGCTTAGTGAACAAGTTTTTGCTATTTGGAAGGATATTAAACCGAAAGAAGAAAAAAAGGCACTTTCCATGATGGAACTAACGCCTAAGAAAATAAAACAAATTGAAGGTGTTCAGAATAAAGCTTCAAAACTCGGGTTTGGTTTTAAGATGCGGGTGATTTGTATTGGTCGCAAAGGTATTTTTAATAAGGGGAAAATGGTTTCCGGTCTGGTTGGTTGGGTCAAGCAATTTACGGCCTTGGATTTAAATGGCTTTAAACCGGATATGAAAGTAACGGCGACTAAAACGGCTTATTTTAGAAAAGATGCGCGTCTCGTAACCAAGAAGAACATTATCATGCAAAATTATGTTAACCGATCTCTTGCTGGGCGCCCGCCGTCAATTTTGAATATTGAAGAGCTGGCGACGCTCTGGCATTTTCCTTTAGATGCAGTCGTTAAGGCGCCGTTAATCCAAAAGGCGCCGGGACGAAAATCCGATGCTCCGGCCGCACTGCCGCTCGCCGATGATATCTCTAACACTCAAGCGCCACCACCAGATATTTTTAGTGGTCTAACCAAGAAGAAAGAGCAGCCGACTTCAGAAAAAACAGTTGCTGAAAATAATAGTGCTGTGGTTGGAGATGATCGTTTTTGGTTGGAACCGAGCGGTCCGGCTCAGAATAATTTTTATCAACACGCTCCAAAAACAGCGGTCGAAAAATTGAGCGATACGGCTGAGCCACCGGCCGATTTACCTTTTGTTTAA
- a CDS encoding glycosyltransferase family 1 protein (Derived by automated computational analysis using gene prediction method: Protein Homology. GO_function: GO:0016757 - glycosyltransferase activity [Evidence IEA]), which translates to MKRKSTPRRTIGVDARFYGPLGKGLGRYTQEVVDNVIRINQDEPLDFVIFLSPDNFDEFVCPNENVRKELIKARWYSLAEQFEVPYKWWRAKIDLMHFPHFNVPLIKMGAFVVTIHDLILTKFPTVRATTRPPFIYWLKDKAYRLVIRLAIKKAKQVITVSEFTKKDLIAQFKTPLEKIIVTYEGVANLSKGGDSLFVAKLDHQRTLELYNIRSPYLLYVGNAYPHKNLEGLIRVFAELRKGYPDLRLVLVGKEDFFYERVRLYAQQLNLWQKENHNTPVVFPGYVPDVDLETLFQEATLYVFPSLYEGFGLPPLEAMVYGCPVASSNCASMPEILGAAAVYFNPENEKEMRMVVGDLLKNRDAREELKVLGKQQVKKYNWWECACLTSEIYKRLLIKG; encoded by the coding sequence ATGAAAAGAAAATCTACTCCCCGGCGCACTATCGGCGTCGATGCTCGTTTTTATGGCCCTCTAGGAAAAGGGCTGGGGCGCTACACTCAAGAAGTGGTTGATAACGTCATTAGAATTAATCAAGACGAACCGCTAGATTTCGTAATTTTTTTATCACCGGATAATTTTGATGAATTTGTTTGCCCCAATGAAAATGTGCGCAAAGAATTAATTAAGGCACGTTGGTATTCTTTGGCGGAACAATTTGAGGTGCCTTATAAATGGTGGCGGGCGAAAATTGACCTGATGCATTTTCCGCATTTTAATGTCCCTTTAATTAAAATGGGGGCATTTGTGGTTACTATCCATGATCTTATTTTGACGAAGTTTCCGACGGTGCGAGCTACCACCAGGCCCCCTTTTATTTATTGGCTAAAGGATAAGGCTTATCGTTTGGTCATTAGATTAGCGATTAAAAAAGCTAAACAGGTGATTACGGTTTCTGAATTTACGAAAAAAGATTTAATAGCTCAATTTAAAACGCCGCTGGAAAAAATTATTGTCACCTATGAGGGGGTGGCGAATTTAAGCAAGGGCGGAGATTCTCTTTTTGTGGCCAAGCTTGATCACCAGCGCACCTTGGAACTTTATAATATTCGCAGCCCTTACTTGTTATATGTTGGTAATGCTTATCCACATAAAAATTTAGAAGGTTTAATTAGAGTTTTTGCTGAACTGCGAAAGGGGTATCCGGATTTACGTTTAGTGTTAGTGGGGAAAGAAGATTTTTTCTATGAGCGGGTGCGTCTTTACGCCCAGCAATTAAATTTATGGCAAAAAGAGAATCATAATACTCCGGTCGTTTTTCCTGGCTATGTCCCCGATGTTGATTTGGAGACCTTGTTCCAAGAAGCCACTCTCTATGTTTTTCCTTCTCTTTATGAAGGCTTCGGTCTGCCGCCACTTGAAGCGATGGTTTATGGCTGTCCAGTGGCGAGCTCTAATTGTGCTAGTATGCCGGAAATATTAGGAGCGGCTGCGGTTTATTTTAACCCTGAGAATGAGAAAGAAATGCGAATGGTGGTTGGTGATCTTTTAAAAAATAGAGATGCCAGGGAAGAGTTAAAAGTTTTAGGAAAACAGCAGGTGAAAAAATATAATTGGTGGGAATGTGCTTGTCTAACCTCTGAAATCTACAAACGCTTACTAATTAAAGGTTAA
- a CDS encoding DUF4012 domain-containing protein (Derived by automated computational analysis using gene prediction method: Protein Homology.) — translation MFKSRKAKKSLLTGKYQAAPDFLRGLDDALLKGTKRDKAERPRQTRRQLERQARRDLKLLAKNVKTAQREVKKIDRESLPKKWTLSYFGRRWRERQTQLRLKFYEKKLDAQLRSGEKKLSSWRRKNFKKPSSSRRPWFWRIIIFAGVLFLVTIPFQILVQFSDRDDYSFKDYLLNITKNAWGNLTSGGEALTNQDWNRAEKSFNQAGDQFYQAAAGLKIINDRLLSLAAYTSNPELKLVAESKKLLKIGALGSELAAEITAALNGWDRANGDWLVLLTQLEKRAATAQSLANNLVSELETVKVENLPVAYQADFEEIVDQAKALPTALSLITDNAGRFKKLLGSGQDKRYLLVFQNNNEIRGSGGFLGSYALIDFRDGQITNLEVPGGGSYDTEAGLKLNIIAPEPLWLVNPKWHFWDANWWPDWPTTARNLSWFLEKSAGPTVDGVISFTPSVIEELLKITGPVDLSAEYGVIITAENFWQEVQLTAERDNLVDTNPDLVAHLPIGEENKPKKIIGTLAEEILEILPAKMNQDNFLKLASLAEESLAAKQVLLYFSDPDLQAMVSQWGWSGEVAAAPYDYLMVVNTNIAGAKTDRMIKETISQEVNIKEDGRVVVNLKIKREHTAPPHTPLVGVRNVNWLRVYVPHGAKLLQAGGFSAPDAEYFSYPEAGWQKNELLATTEGQSLVEPVSGTKVYSESGKTVFANWSMIDPGETAELWFEYELPQPVPELKVADNLFQRLNHWLNPEKISRSNYSLLVQKQPGAVNDNYQLQVNWPDNYHLSWQGPGLIGGQAPLTPLTRDRFFSLAFSNY, via the coding sequence ATGTTCAAGAGCAGAAAAGCAAAAAAATCTTTATTAACGGGGAAGTATCAGGCCGCCCCGGATTTTTTGCGCGGCCTTGATGATGCGCTGCTTAAGGGCACTAAAAGAGATAAAGCCGAGCGACCACGACAGACACGACGGCAATTGGAAAGACAAGCGCGGCGTGATTTAAAATTGTTAGCCAAAAATGTAAAAACTGCTCAGCGGGAGGTGAAAAAAATAGACCGCGAGTCGTTGCCCAAGAAGTGGACTTTAAGTTATTTTGGCCGTCGCTGGCGAGAGCGGCAAACTCAGCTTCGCTTGAAATTTTATGAAAAAAAACTTGATGCTCAGCTTCGGAGTGGCGAAAAAAAATTATCTTCCTGGCGCCGAAAAAATTTTAAAAAACCTTCAAGTTCTCGCCGCCCTTGGTTTTGGCGCATCATTATTTTTGCCGGAGTCCTTTTTTTAGTGACCATTCCTTTCCAAATTTTGGTGCAATTTAGTGACCGGGATGACTATTCTTTTAAAGACTATCTCTTAAACATCACCAAAAACGCTTGGGGTAATTTAACCAGTGGTGGCGAAGCCCTAACTAATCAAGATTGGAATCGAGCCGAAAAAAGTTTTAACCAGGCGGGCGACCAATTTTATCAAGCGGCGGCTGGTTTAAAAATTATTAACGATCGACTCTTATCTTTAGCGGCTTACACCAGTAATCCGGAATTAAAATTAGTGGCGGAAAGTAAAAAATTATTAAAGATTGGCGCTCTAGGTTCGGAATTAGCGGCGGAGATCACGGCCGCCCTTAACGGCTGGGATCGCGCCAATGGTGATTGGTTGGTACTACTAACTCAACTTGAGAAACGTGCGGCAACCGCTCAATCTTTAGCCAATAATCTCGTTTCTGAATTAGAAACAGTAAAGGTGGAAAATTTGCCCGTGGCCTATCAAGCGGATTTTGAAGAAATTGTTGACCAGGCTAAAGCTCTGCCAACGGCTTTAAGTTTGATTACCGACAATGCCGGTCGCTTTAAAAAATTATTAGGCAGTGGTCAGGATAAGCGGTATTTATTAGTTTTTCAGAATAATAATGAAATTAGAGGTTCGGGCGGATTTTTAGGAAGTTATGCCTTAATTGATTTTCGTGATGGGCAGATAACCAACTTAGAAGTCCCTGGTGGGGGTTCTTACGATACCGAAGCGGGGCTTAAATTAAATATTATTGCGCCCGAGCCCTTGTGGTTGGTTAATCCGAAGTGGCATTTTTGGGACGCTAACTGGTGGCCAGATTGGCCAACAACAGCGCGCAACCTCAGCTGGTTTTTAGAAAAAAGTGCGGGCCCGACGGTTGATGGCGTGATTTCTTTTACTCCGAGTGTGATTGAAGAATTATTAAAGATTACCGGACCGGTTGATTTAAGCGCCGAGTATGGGGTGATAATAACCGCCGAAAACTTTTGGCAAGAAGTACAGTTAACCGCCGAGCGCGATAATTTGGTGGACACTAATCCTGATTTAGTCGCGCACTTGCCGATAGGGGAAGAAAATAAACCGAAAAAAATTATTGGTACTTTAGCCGAAGAAATCTTAGAGATCTTACCGGCAAAAATGAATCAAGATAATTTTCTTAAACTCGCTTCTTTAGCCGAAGAAAGTTTGGCCGCCAAGCAAGTGCTCCTTTATTTTTCTGATCCCGATTTGCAGGCGATGGTTTCTCAGTGGGGTTGGAGCGGGGAAGTGGCAGCGGCGCCTTACGATTATTTAATGGTGGTTAACACTAATATTGCGGGCGCTAAAACCGATCGAATGATTAAAGAAACAATTAGTCAGGAGGTAAACATCAAAGAGGATGGCCGCGTGGTTGTTAATTTAAAAATAAAACGAGAGCACACCGCGCCGCCGCACACGCCTTTGGTGGGGGTGCGGAATGTTAATTGGCTTCGCGTTTATGTGCCCCACGGCGCTAAACTGCTACAAGCCGGAGGCTTTAGCGCTCCAGACGCCGAGTATTTTTCTTATCCGGAGGCCGGCTGGCAAAAGAATGAATTGCTCGCCACTACCGAAGGGCAGTCTTTAGTTGAACCGGTTAGCGGCACTAAAGTTTATTCGGAGTCCGGTAAGACGGTCTTTGCTAATTGGAGCATGATTGATCCGGGGGAGACAGCTGAGTTGTGGTTCGAATACGAACTACCGCAGCCCGTGCCCGAATTAAAAGTTGCCGATAATTTATTTCAACGCCTAAATCATTGGCTTAATCCCGAAAAAATAAGTCGCTCCAATTATTCTTTATTGGTGCAAAAACAACCGGGAGCGGTTAATGATAACTATCAGCTCCAAGTTAATTGGCCGGATAATTATCATTTAAGTTGGCAAGGTCCGGGCTTAATTGGTGGTCAAGCGCCGCTGACCCCCTTAACTCGGGATCGCTTTTTTTCTTTAGCTTTTAGTAATTATTAA
- a CDS encoding hypothetical protein (Derived by automated computational analysis using gene prediction method: GeneMarkS-2+.), translating to MSIKKNIPVTAGPAQNNPAPKDSNPGRVKKSEPKFRPRSAPQPTRRPVFSAHPVPTKEQVKKFEQAVRREARQEEIEDNLSEIYRDKKGELVDVSEFKARKKPILILLLKNIFVLAVIASLAYAAFTYFFSPNANEARVSLEITAPDKVKAGEPFNYSIVYENRSEFFLKNLRLELKYPERFIREEVSGELTPLGSAGNYFELPDLPIGGRAEIKISGRLIGKQDSTNILTAGLSFAPQDFSSQFKEEAVSAITISSLGFDLGFEYSNAVLVGQENEIELNFSRPNDTFLENFDLSFSFPENISLVNATTTATNTPITVDKSNLVWRIENFATATDDYRLPVRYKVNRKVSDSQDLIIRLSQKDEKGQEYVFLEKVINLSIMTSNLNLTLSVNGNKTEGAASFGETLKYSLSYVNKSDNDLQDIVLMAVLDGDWLDWKSIKETDGGKIKNNTIIWAKEELPALATLEPGASGELNFEIAIQDYTPDKLGDKTTIASYAYFTLGSQSTGLNDSKSNTVTTKINSDFQFTEQVLYFDENNMPVGSGPLPPVVGQETGVRVYWNLENNLNELKGARVVAVLPEYVNFAGARNTSWGSLSFDPGTRFVNWELGDLPLSTYQAQAQFDLTLTPTEDQRNTLLVILPGSTAQALDAETGIMLTASTPAKTTKLEDDSIAALSNSGLVQ from the coding sequence ATGTCTATTAAAAAAAATATTCCGGTCACGGCCGGTCCGGCACAAAATAATCCCGCGCCCAAAGATTCTAATCCGGGAAGGGTAAAAAAATCCGAGCCTAAGTTTCGGCCGAGATCCGCGCCGCAGCCAACACGGCGTCCTGTTTTTAGTGCTCATCCGGTGCCCACTAAGGAGCAGGTCAAAAAATTTGAACAGGCCGTTCGCCGCGAGGCCCGCCAAGAAGAAATTGAGGATAATCTCTCGGAAATTTATCGTGATAAAAAGGGTGAATTGGTTGATGTTTCCGAATTTAAGGCGCGTAAAAAACCAATTTTAATTTTGTTGCTAAAAAATATCTTTGTCTTAGCGGTTATTGCTTCGCTGGCTTACGCCGCCTTCACTTATTTTTTCAGCCCCAACGCTAATGAGGCGAGAGTTAGTCTAGAGATCACCGCTCCGGATAAAGTTAAGGCTGGCGAACCGTTTAACTATTCGATCGTTTACGAAAACCGGAGTGAGTTCTTTTTAAAAAATTTACGTCTTGAACTTAAATATCCAGAAAGATTCATTCGCGAGGAGGTTAGCGGAGAGCTAACACCGCTGGGCAGTGCCGGTAATTATTTTGAATTACCGGATTTACCGATTGGTGGTCGGGCGGAAATAAAAATTTCCGGCCGATTGATTGGTAAACAAGATTCTACGAATATTTTAACCGCCGGTTTAAGTTTCGCACCGCAAGATTTTTCTAGTCAATTTAAAGAGGAGGCCGTTTCGGCAATTACGATCAGTAGTCTCGGTTTTGATTTAGGCTTCGAGTATAGCAATGCCGTCTTAGTTGGTCAGGAAAATGAAATAGAGCTTAACTTTAGTCGTCCTAATGACACCTTCTTAGAAAATTTTGATTTATCTTTTTCCTTCCCGGAAAATATTTCTTTAGTGAACGCCACCACGACCGCTACTAATACTCCCATAACTGTTGATAAAAGTAATTTAGTTTGGCGAATAGAAAATTTTGCCACGGCGACCGATGATTATCGTTTGCCAGTTCGCTATAAAGTTAACCGCAAAGTTTCTGATAGCCAGGATTTAATTATTCGCCTTAGTCAAAAAGATGAAAAGGGGCAAGAATATGTCTTTTTAGAAAAAGTTATCAACCTGTCAATAATGACCAGTAACTTGAATTTAACTTTAAGTGTTAACGGTAATAAAACTGAGGGGGCGGCTAGTTTCGGTGAGACGCTTAAATATTCTTTAAGTTATGTTAATAAAAGTGATAATGATTTACAGGATATAGTTTTGATGGCAGTTTTAGATGGTGATTGGCTCGACTGGAAATCAATTAAGGAAACTGATGGCGGAAAAATAAAAAATAATACGATTATTTGGGCTAAGGAGGAATTGCCCGCTTTGGCGACTTTAGAGCCGGGCGCTAGCGGGGAGCTGAACTTTGAGATTGCTATTCAAGATTATACCCCCGATAAGTTGGGCGATAAGACAACCATTGCCAGCTATGCTTACTTTACTTTAGGCAGCCAAAGCACCGGCCTTAATGATAGTAAGAGTAATACGGTGACGACTAAAATAAATAGTGATTTCCAATTTACCGAGCAGGTCTTATATTTTGATGAAAATAATATGCCTGTCGGTAGTGGCCCTTTGCCGCCGGTAGTTGGTCAAGAAACGGGCGTGCGCGTTTATTGGAACTTGGAAAATAACCTCAATGAATTAAAAGGAGCTCGAGTGGTGGCTGTTTTGCCGGAGTATGTTAATTTTGCCGGTGCTCGCAATACTTCTTGGGGGAGCCTTAGTTTTGATCCCGGCACTAGATTTGTTAACTGGGAGCTCGGTGATTTGCCGCTGAGTACTTATCAAGCGCAAGCCCAATTTGATTTAACCTTGACGCCGACTGAAGATCAGCGCAATACTCTGTTGGTTATTTTGCCGGGGAGCACGGCCCAAGCTTTAGATGCGGAAACGGGAATTATGCTGACCGCCTCGACTCCAGCAAAAACAACAAAACTAGAAGATGATAGTATCGCTGCTTTAAGTAATTCCGGCTTGGTTCAATAA